The Amblyomma americanum isolate KBUSLIRL-KWMA chromosome 5, ASM5285725v1, whole genome shotgun sequence genome window below encodes:
- the LOC144133495 gene encoding uncharacterized protein LOC144133495, whose amino-acid sequence MPAAPRTVTGRQGREASESLGIVALIVRAGATCSAPSGKNARSSPFALHNLPPLHRMHARSAPFMSSGCSGTAHIRTAAATRRLRMPRGKDACGACSATVAYSQEFVVRCGKCLRQFHCECVGIKNEDLDLVVVNGVSTFKCFACTRRHDPERAAVLGKEMSSGTGVGVARGGNQPDTPPSEDTLDLRQLVRLLCQKVDGIATDVRSLKIESESLREDIARDIEQRRSVPSDVSFDGSFIGQRQGNPSSDDLDDACSATRRQNASCDDLDDLRQAAVLLRRDVEALTTDVRLLKGESDFFRVHLAGATQLLGTICLGPDKRAGPCPFAQAPKTYADALRANARHCVRDVVEDASSEEAWNRAAVSALAEDASSSSTATDPCRSVSPSTSGMRKRLPPRHLEPVVLSSTTLTSPKQRPAGGLSVARRSRRPPPSMGTCADSTLSAAPKQYRRRALFVSRLHPSTTGKSVSEFVDGVTGGAYPCVCTRLPSKYDSYTSFHVSVSEKDFEGLLRAELWPAGCLFRPFRGVLKRGCVGSSAE is encoded by the coding sequence ATGCCTGCCGCACCTCGGACTGTCACTGGCCGCCAAGGACGCGAGGCATCAGAATCGCTCGGAATCGTTGCCTTAATTGTCCGTGCTGGGGCCACGTGCTCGGCGCCATCCGGGAAAAACGCACGTAGCTCACCTTTTGCCTTGCATAATCTTCCCCCCCTACACCGGATGCATGCTCGCTCCGCGCCGTTTATGTCATCTGGCTGTTCTGGCACCGCACACATTCGCACTGCTGCTGCTACACGGCGCCTGAGGATGCCGCGAGGAAAGGACGCGTGCGGGGCCTGCTCCGCCACCGTCGCTTACAGCCAGGAGTTTGTCGTACGCTGCGGCAAGTGCCTGAGGCAGTTCCACTGCGAGTGCGTCGGCATCAAGAACGAGGACTTGGACCTGGTCGTTGTGAACGGAGTGAGCACGTTCAAGTGCTTCGCCTGCACGAGGCGTCATGACCCGGAGAGGGCTGCTGTCCTGGGCAAGGAGATGTCCTCAGGTACCGGTGTGGGCGTGGCCCGCGGTGGGAACCAGCCAGACACACCACCCTCCGAGGACACCCTCGACCTCCGCCAACTGGTACGCCTCCTTTGTCAGAAAGTGGACGGTATAGCCACCGACGTGCGCTCACTGAAGATCGAAAGCGAATCTCTTCGTGAAGACATTGCTAGGGACATTGAACAGCGGCGGTCTGTCCCTAGCGACGTCAGCTTCGACGGTTCCTTTATTGGACAGCGACAAGGGAACCCATCTTCTGACGACCTCGATGATGCCTGTTCAGCGACGCGACGTCAAAACGCGTCTTGCGACGACCTGGACGACTTGCGTCAGGCAGCCGTACTTCTACGTCGTGACGTCGAGGCGCTAACCACAGACGTACGCCTTCTGAAGGGCGAAAGTGATTTCTTCCGAGTGCACCTCGCCGGTGCCACACAGCTGTTAGGAACCATCTGTCTCGGCCCGGACAAAAGAGCCGGCCCGTGTCCGTTCGCGCAGGCGCCGAAGACTTACGCGGACGCATTGCGAGCCAACGCCCGCCATTGTGTTCGAGATGTGGTCGAGGACGCTTCCAGTGAAGAGGCGTGGAACCGGGCGGCCGTTTCGGCTCTGGCTGAGGatgctagcagcagcagcacagccactgATCCCTGTCGAAGTGTTTCGCCCTCCACCTCCGGCATGCGGAAGCGCCTGCCTCCACGTCACCTTGAACCTGTCGTGCTTTCTTCGACCACGCTGACCTCTCCGAAACAGAGGCCCGCTGGTGGTCTCTCCGTGGCCCGCCGTAGTCGCAGGCCGCCACCGTCCATGGGAACTTGCGCCGACAGTACTCTGTCGGCCGCTCCCAAGCAGTACAGGCGTCGGGCGCTGTTCGTTTCCCGTCTGCATCCGTCAACCACTGGCAAGAGCGTCTCTGAGTTCGTCGATGGGGTGACAGGGGGCGCCTACCCTTGTGTGTGCACAAGACTGCCGTCGAAGTACGACAGTTACACTTCGTTTCACGTGTCGGTGAGCGAGAAGGACTTTGAAGGGCTTCTACGCGCCGAGCTGTGGCCCGCGGGTTGCCTGTTCCGGCCGTTCCGAGGCGTGCTGAAGCGCGGCTGCGTTGGTTCCTCCGCTGAATAG
- the LOC144133496 gene encoding uncharacterized protein LOC144133496 gives MGEEECGYSRVSAISCSRLQNPEKQQPRPDNKQRPLSPPCHHKPKNGVPRRYASTNSLAAELHSACRHQHDGTKEPGHRRSPDGHAGFRHIEFDQESARFGERPPRYSTVVRESPLI, from the coding sequence ATGGGGGAGGAAGAGTGCGGCTACAGCCGCGTCAGCGCCATCAGCTGCAGCCGCCTGCAGAACCCCGAGAAGCAGCAGCCGCGGCCGGATAATAAGCAGAGGCCGCTGTCGCCGCCTTGCCACCACAAGCCCAAGAACGGCGTGCCGAGGAGGTACGCCAGCACCAATAGCCTCGCCGCAGAGTTGCACAGCGCCTGCCGGCACCAGCACGACGGCACCAAAGAGCCGGGCCACAGACGGTCGCCGGACGGTCACGCCGGGTTCCGCCACATCGAGTTCGACCAGGAGTCGGCTCGCTTCGGCGAACGACCGCCGAGGTACTCGACTGTGGTCAGAGAAAGTCCGTTGATATAA